A stretch of DNA from Thalassospiraceae bacterium LMO-SO8:
GGCAACGACATCAGGGGAATCTGGAAATCATGGCTGGGCGGCCTGCGCGCGCCCTGCGCGATCACCTGAACGTCTCCGTCAAGGGATCCCATCAGCCGCGCCAGGGGGGCCGGGCACTCCAGAATGACATGTTGGCCGGCCGCCGCCAGCAGGGCGGCGTAGCGGGCGAATTGCAGGGTATCGCCCAACCCTTGCTCCGCCCGCACCAGAACCCGCGCCCCGGGCTTGGCGCCGGCGGCGGTCCAGCGCGGCGCTTTTCCGCCCCGGTCCTGGCCCTTGAAGCGTGCCGTGCGCCAGCGCGCCTCGTAGGCCGGCCAACCTTCCGCGAACCGGCCCAGCAGTAATAGCGTCATGGCGCGGTTACGCCGGCATTCCGCATCGTCCGGGTCAAGCGTCAAGGCGTGGTCGTAGGACGCCAACGCGTCGTCGAAACGCCCCAGTTCGTGCAGCGCCACGCCCCTGTTGGCATGCAGGGCGGCGATGTCCGGGGCCGCCGTCAGGCCGGCATCGTACTGCGCCATGGCGGCGGTCAGGTCCAGGCGTTCGCGCAGGATGTTACCTAGATTGCAATGGGCCTCGGCCATGCCGGGGTTTGCCCGAAGTGCCTGGCGATAACATTCCATGGCCGCGTCGTCCTCGCCGCGCGCCTGATGCAGTTGGCCCAGGGCCTGATGGGCGTCCGCCAGATTGGGATCGCATGCCGCCGCGCGCCGGAAGCAGGCTTCGGCACCGGCCGCCGCGGACGTTCCGCCGCCCTGCAAGGCCAGGCCCAGGTTAAGATGCGCCGGCGCCAGATCGGGGGCGAGTTCCAGGGCCAATCGTGCGCGCGACCGCGCGGCGTCGAAATCGCCCACGGCGACCAGGGCCGCCGCCATGTCCGAATGCACGGCGGCGTCGTTGGGGGCCAGCGTCACGGCTTGGCGGTAAACCTCGGCCGCCTCCGCCGCCTGTCCCTGGGCCATCAGGACCCGGCCCAGGTTGGCGTGATACATGGCCGCGCGCGGGTCGATGCCGATGGCGCGTCGGATATGATCCATGGCCGTCGCCGCATCGCCTTTCTGGTAAAACACCAACCCCAGAAGATGAAGGGCATCCGCATGGTTTGGATGATCGTCGAGGATCGCGCGATAGGCCTTTTCGGCGGCGGCCAGGTCGCCCGCCTGATGGCGGGCGATCGCCCGCGCCAGGGCATCGATCGTCTCAGCCATGACGACGGTCCGGCATCGGGGCGGTTCCGGCAAAGGCGGAAAGCGCCTTGTCCAGACGTTGCCACTGATCTTCCGGCCCCGGCAGGCCGAAGCGCAGCCACCTTGAATTTGCCCGGAACCGCCGAACCAGAATGCCCGCCCCCGCCAGATGCTCGTAGAAGGCCAGGGCCTCGGCATGGTCTGCCAGCACGAACAGGTCCGTGCCGCCGACGATGCCCAGACCGGCGCCGGCCAGGAGGTCTCGCAAGCGGGTCATGTGAGCCGTCAGACGGGTACGCTCCGCCGCCGCCCACGTCTGGTCGGCCAACGCCCGGGCGCCGATGTCCTGGGCCGGGCCGGACACGGCCCAGGGTCCCATATCCGCCTCCAGGCGGCGCACCATGCGCGGCGCGGCAAGAGCGAAGCCCAGGCGCAGACCCGCAAGCCCGTGGAACTTTCCGAAGGACCGCAGGACGATGGCGTTCGTCAAGGGCAGGGCTGGGACAAGGCTGATGTCCGGGCGGACATCGGCGAAGGCCTCGTCGACGATCAACCAATGGTCCGCCTCGGCCGCGTCATGGGCCCAGGCAGCCAGCCGCCCCGGATCGACCACCCGACCATCCGGATTGTTGGGATTGACCAGCACCAGGGATCGATCCGGCGGCGGCAGATCTGCCACCTCATCCACCTCCGCCCCCGACGCACGCCACGCGGCGGCATGTTCGGCGTAGGTCGGGCCGAGGACCGCCACCCGGCGCGCGCCCAGCACCCGGGGCAGCGCCTGGATCAGCGCCTGGGTCCCCGGTGCGCAGGCGATCAGGTCCGG
This window harbors:
- a CDS encoding tetratricopeptide repeat protein produces the protein MAETIDALARAIARHQAGDLAAAEKAYRAILDDHPNHADALHLLGLVFYQKGDAATAMDHIRRAIGIDPRAAMYHANLGRVLMAQGQAAEAAEVYRQAVTLAPNDAAVHSDMAAALVAVGDFDAARSRARLALELAPDLAPAHLNLGLALQGGGTSAAAGAEACFRRAAACDPNLADAHQALGQLHQARGEDDAAMECYRQALRANPGMAEAHCNLGNILRERLDLTAAMAQYDAGLTAAPDIAALHANRGVALHELGRFDDALASYDHALTLDPDDAECRRNRAMTLLLLGRFAEGWPAYEARWRTARFKGQDRGGKAPRWTAAGAKPGARVLVRAEQGLGDTLQFARYAALLAAAGQHVILECPAPLARLMGSLDGDVQVIAQGARRPPSHDFQIPLMSLPGAFATDLATVPADIPYLQAADDECAAWRRRLDGLAGPRIGIVWKGSPDHPRDRVRSPGLAPLLPLLDRSEATFVSLQLDGATDLAAHGTDAVIDMTRDLGDFAATAALVECLDLVVTCDTAVGHLAGALGRPVAMLLPHVPEWRWLLDRDDTPWYPTMHLFRQPVAGDWTGAVDALAAYIRRHWL
- the cobD gene encoding threonine-phosphate decarboxylase CobD, with product MPRQDDEFRVEGHGGDLAAARARFGTPPDGWVDLSTGINPTPYPLPDLSPDAWTRLPQSSGLDALKVAAADAYGAAGPDLIACAPGTQALIQALPRVLGARRVAVLGPTYAEHAAAWRASGAEVDEVADLPPPDRSLVLVNPNNPDGRVVDPGRLAAWAHDAAEADHWLIVDEAFADVRPDISLVPALPLTNAIVLRSFGKFHGLAGLRLGFALAAPRMVRRLEADMGPWAVSGPAQDIGARALADQTWAAAERTRLTAHMTRLRDLLAGAGLGIVGGTDLFVLADHAEALAFYEHLAGAGILVRRFRANSRWLRFGLPGPEDQWQRLDKALSAFAGTAPMPDRRHG